Below is a window of Caldalkalibacillus uzonensis DNA.
ATAAAAAAGGAGATATTTTGGATGAAGTTACAGTTGACAAAGGGGCACAGACCAAGATGAAACTGGTTGCTCCGTACCAAATTAGTGTACTAACCAGAAAAGGTGAATCTGTAGATCAATTCACAACATCGATTCAAAAACCGGAGTTTGTTTCCGCACCTGTAAAGATGGGAGATGTCCTGGGACAGGTTTTGATTGAGAAAGACGGACGTATTGAAAGCGAAATGGATATTGTGGCCACAGAAGAGATGCCTCGGGCTACTTTCTGGCAATTGCTAAAACGGACAAGTGCTGCTTTGTTCAGTGTGACCCCCTGACAGACCACCTCTGTCTATTCGACAAACGGTGGAAAAGACGCAAGAATGCTCGACTTTTTTCTAGTTTTGTCACCTGGAAGGAAAACCTTCTCCTTGTGTAGAAAACAATCTATGAACGAACCACACCTTAAATAAGGAGGAGAAGAGCAGGTGGCCTTACACGTCGAGTTAAGCACCAAAGAAGATGTGTTGATTATCCGCCTGGCCGGTGAGCTGGATCATCATACGGCCGAACAACTGCGCAGGAAAGCGGAACAAAAACTGAGCGAAGAAAACATCAACCATATTCTCTTGAACTTGGCTGATCTGACCTTTATGGACAGTTCCGGTCTGGGGGTTATCCTGGGACGATATAAGCAAATTTCCCAACAAGGTGGTCAAATGATTGTTTGTGCCATTTCCCCAACCATCTATCGTCTGTTCGAGTTGTCGGGGATGTTCAAAATCCTAAAGTTTGTTGACTCGGAAGAGCAGGCTCTAGAAACGTTGGGGGTGGCATAAATGACTTTTCATAATAAAATGGAACTCCGTTTTAAAGCCAAAAGTGAAAACGAAGCGTTTGCCCGGGTGACGGTTGCTTCGTTTGTCTCTCAGTTGGATCCCGATCTGGAACAACTAACTGAAATTAAAACAGTGGTTTCAGAGGCTGTGACCAATGCCATTATTCATGGCTACGAGGAGAATGAGGAAGGCTGGGTCTTTCTTTCTGCCGAAATCAACGATAATGAAGTCACCATCATCATCAGGGACGAAGGGCAAGGGATTAAGGACATCGAACAAGCCAGACAGCCGTTGTTTACCACCAAGCCGGAAATGGAACGGTCGGGGATGGGCTTTACCATTATGGAGAACTTTATGGATCACGTGGAAGTCACCAGTGAAGAGGGAAAAGGGACAACGGTCAAACTGGTCAAAAAATTGATCACCAACCCGAACCAAGCCTTATGTAATTAAGGAGAATGCCTATGGATTTGGATGTGAAACAGTGGAACCGTTCACAAGAATATTTGGATGATGAGCAAATCAGAGCACTGATACACCAAAGCCAACAGGGTGATACAGAAGCCAGAGACTGTCTGGTTCAAAGTAACACCCGATTGGTTTGGTCCGTTGTCCAACGCTTTTTAAATCGCGGTTATGAAGCTGAGGACTTGTTTCAAATCGGGTGTATCGGCTTGCTCAAATCCATTGATAAATTTGATTTAAGTTACGATGTCAAATTCTCCACCTATGCGGTGCCGATGATTATTGGGGAGATTCAACGCTTCCTAAGGGATGACGGTTCTGTGAAGGTGAGCCGTTCATTAAAGGAGACGGCTAACCGGATCCGGCGCAAAAAAGATGAATTAACCAAGGAGCTTGGCCGCCAGCCACGAGTCAGTGAAATTGCTGAGGCTTTAGACATTTCACCGGAAGAAGTGGTCTTTGCTCAGGAAGCGATGAGAGAGCCAGCCTCTATCCATGAAACGGTTTATGAAAATGATGGAGATCCAATTACGTTGATGGATCAGATATCCGATGACAATGATCAAAAGTGGTTTGACCAGTTGGCCCTGAAGGAAGCCATGACGACGCTGTCGGAACGGGAGAGACTGATTGTTTACCTGCGCTATTACAAGGACCAGACCCAGTCCGAAGTGGCTGAACGCCTGGGAATCTCCCAGGTGCAAGTGTCACGGCTGGAAAAAAAGATTCTCCAGCAGATCAAAGAATATATGAGCGGCTGAGAAGCCCCCTCACTTTCCTGAACTGGAAGAGTGAGGGGGTTTTTTAGGCGATACATGTTCCCATCCTGTTGAGAACATACTACTAAAGACCTGTACATTGTTTCACCTTGCAGCACTTGAGCAGAAAAGGGGTGTGTGTTTTATGGCCAGCAATGAGCGCCTTTACATACGCTTACGCCATCGTGTTCAGGTACAGCCCAAGCAGCACGTCTATTTTGGGGATGTTGCCCAGTATATTGTTGCGCCGGACCTTGAACAGAGATTAAGACAGATTCTTATACACACCGTAACCCCGGAGGACAAACATCTCATTGTGATTGATGTGATGAAAGTGATTGAACGTTTGCGGGAGGCCGTTCCACATCTGGAAGTGGAGATTTTGGGTCCCAACCAAACCATTTTGGAAATCGTCTATCCCCAAAAATCTCCCAAGTTTGTGCTTGTGTTATTTGTCTGGATCTTACTTTTTATCGGTTCAGGTTTAGCGATCATGAATTTTCACGAAGATGTGAGTATGTTGGCTGTCCATCAGCGTATCTACAAGATGATCACAGGAATGGAAGAACCACATCCCTTGTGGCTGCAAATTCCCTATTCCCTTGGGATCGGCATTGGCATGATTTTATTTTTTAACCATGTATTCAAAAAGCGGCTCAATGAAGAGCCAAGTCCACTGGAAGTTGAAATGTTTAATTATCAGCAAAGTCTTGACCAGTATGTTGTCATGCATGAAAACAAGGAGGTTGAAAAGAAATTGAATGACAATACTTAAAGCACTGTTGCTTATTTTAATTGGCCTTTCTGGAGGATTGGCGGTTGGGGCAGGGCTGGTGGCTTTTTTAACTGTGTTGGGGATCGTCCCCCGCCTGGCTCAAATCACCAAAACCCATGCCTTTATCCATTTGTATCAAAGTGGCATTATTGCCGGAGCTGTTTTTTGGTCCTGGATAGGTTTAAGGGAAGCAGAGCTGTACCTAGTTAAAGATGTCGTGCTTGTATACGGGTTGTTGGCCGGCATGTTCGTCGGTTTGCTCGCAGCAGCTTTAACAGAGGTGCTTAATGTATTGCCCATTTTGGCCAAGCGGATTCACATGGTGGACAAATTGGTGTGGTTATTGATGGCCATGGTGTTGGGGAAAGTACTGGGATCCCTGTTTCACTGGATGTTTTTCGCCCCGTTCTCATAAAAGCGGAAGGAGGTTTGGCCAGGTATTTGGCAGGCCAAGCAGGACTAAGCTCGGGGGGATGCTGATGATGAACAATAAGGACCGGGACATGGTCAGACGGCACATCATTATCATTACGGACGGAGATGATGTGGCCAGACAAGTGCTGCAGCAGGTGGCCAAGGATATCGGTGGCCGGTGCATCACCAGGTCTGCCGGTAATCCTACTCCTCTTTCAGGTGAAGAGATCGTGGATCTTATTCTACAGGCCAAACAGGAGCCTGTCTTAGTCATGTTTGATGATAACGGAAAGGCGGGTTATGGTAGTGGGGAATCGGCCATGTTGCAGGTGGCGATGCATCCGTCAATTGAGGTGTTAGGCGTGATTGCCGTTGCTTCAAATACGGCCCGAACCAAATGTGCCCATGCAGATGTGGTCATTGATGCAGAGGGGCGTATTGTGGAACAAGGAGTGGATAAGGACGGGGATGTGCTGCCTTCCCGCGAGAAATGCATTTTTGGCGATACGGTAGAAACCCTTGACCAGCTGCACATTCCAATTATTGTAGGGATTGGAGATATCGGCAAAATGAAGGGGCGTGATCATATCCGCTATGGGGCCCCGGTCACACACAAAGCAGTAGAAATCATTCTGGAACGGAGTGGCTGCCATGGACAAGCTAACGGAAAAGAGAACAATTGACAAGTCGCTGGAAAAAAACTATATATATATGGATGAGCGTCTAGACTTAAAGGCCAATTATGACGTAGGATGTCGTAAGTATAAGGTGGGAAACCGGGATATTCATGTCTTTTTTGTTAACGGCTTAAGTGATACAGCCAATATGACCCAGCTATTGCGCCAAATTTCTTTTGTAAATAAACCACTGACCAACGAAGGGGCTTTTAAAACGCTGTTTGAAGAAACATTGGCCAATGTCCAGGTTGAAGTGGTAGAGAGTATAGATGATTGTATTGATCAATTGCTGTCCGGATTAATGGTGATCATGGGAGAGGGATGGGAGAAGGCGCTGGTGGTGGATGTGCGCAAATACCCGGGCCGGGAACCGGAAGAACCGGATACGGAACGGGTAGTGCGAGGTTCCCGGGATGGATTTACGGAAAATATTATTCACAATACGGCCATTGTCCGCAGACGCATTCGAGATGAACGCCTGAGGATGGAGATGCATCAGGTTGGGGAACGTTCCAAAACAGATATTTGTATTTCTTATATTAAAGACATTGCCAATCCCCGCTTGGTGGAGGAGCTAAGACAACAGTTAGAAAAAATTGATGTGGACGGCATTCCCATGGGGGAGAAGGCCATTGAGGAGTTTGTGATTAAACAGGGATACAATCCTTTTCCAAAGGTTCGTTTTACTGAACGGCCCGATGTGGCTGCTGCCCATCTCTATGAAGGTCACGTTCTGATCATGGTGGATACCTCTCCAGCCGTGATTATCCTGCCCACTACTTATTTTCACCATTTGCAACATGCGGAGGAATTCCGCCAAACTCCTTTTATCGGGTTGTATGTACGCTGGATCCGCTTTATCGGCATACTGTCAGCCATCTTTCTCCTGCCTTTATACACATTGTTTGTCATGGAACCAGCGCTTCTGCCGGAGAAATTAAAATTCATCGGTCCTCAGAAAGATAACTACGCCTTGCCCATCTTTCTGCAATTTCTAATCGCCGAGTTGGGCATTGATATGATGCGCATGGCCGCGATCCATACGCCTACACCGCTGGCCACGGCGATGGGTTTGGTGGCCGCCATTTTGATTGGTGAAATTGCCATTCAGGTGGGCTTGTTTGTGCCAGAGGTGATTTTGTACTTGGCTGTGGCAGCCATTGGCACATTTGCCACGCCTTCCTATGAGGTCAGTATGGCCAATAAAATGATTCGGCTGGGCTTGCTGCTTCTGGTTGTCCTGTTTAAGGTGCCCGGTTTTGTGATTGGGGTAACGGTGACGCTTGTTGCTCTCAGCATGATGAAATCATTGCGCACCCCTTACTTGTGGCCGTTTATCCCCTTTAATCTGAAAGCCTTTGCCACCGTTATTTTGCGTTTGACCTCCTCCATGACCAAAACCAGGCCGAGCATTGTTCATCCCCTGAATAAGCGGAAACAGCCCGGCCGGTAATTTCTTAACAACGCCTGTCCCCTTAACAACCGCTTTAAAATTCTTGCCATTGTCTAGACCCCTTCTTTATGATATATTTTTAATATTCTATGGAGTCAGGAGAGGAGAACTTAGAATCATGGTGCTCTACGGAACAAGTCGTATAAACGAAAGAGGCCACCTGGAGATTGGCGGATGCGATGTGGTGGAGCTTGCTGAAGCGTACGGAACTCCGCTGATGATCTATGATGAAGTATTAATCCGCCGTCAATGCCGGGCTTTTGTCCAAGCTTTCCAAGATAAAGGGATGAAAGCGCAAGTGGCTTATGCCAGTAAAGCGTTTAGCAGTGTGGCCATGTGTCAATTAATAGAAGAAGAGGGACTGTCATTGGATGTTGTATCCGGGGGAGAACTGTATACGGCCCTGAAGGCTGGGTTTCCTCCCGAGCGAATTCATTTTCATGGCAATAATAAATCGCCGGAAGAGCTGAATATGGCCTTGGAGGCCGGAATTGGCTGTTTTGTCGTAGATAACTTTACCGAGCTGGCCATGTTGCATACTTTGGCTGAAGCGCGCAAGCAGCAGGTGAAGATCTTGCTGCGCATCACCCCCGGTGTAGAAGCCCACACCCATGATTACATTGCCACAGGGCAGGAAGATTCTAAGTTTGGGTTTGATCTGAACAGCGGGCAGGCACTACAGGCCCTCAAACAAGCTGTAAACCAGCCTTATTACCATGTTCTTGGCTTACATGCTCATATTGGCTCCCAAATTTTTGACACCAAAGCATTCCAATTAGTGATTCAGCGTTTGGCCGGGTTTGTGCAGGAAGCCGGAAACGAGCTTGGCTGGCCATTGTCTGTGCTTAACTTGGGAGGAGGCTTTGGCATTCGTTATACCAGGGAAGATACCCCTCTTTCTCCCCAAGAATATGTGTATGCGCTGTGTGACGGTGTTAAGCAAGAATGGCAGGCCATCAATCAACCGTTGCCTGAGGTATGGATCGAGCCGGGACGCAGCATTGTGGGTGAGGCAGGAACCACCGTGTATACTATTGGCGCTCATAAAGAGGTTCCCGGAGTACGTCAATACATCTCTGTAGACGGGGGAATGAGTGACAACTTGCGCGTCGCTTTGTACCAGGCCAAGTATGAGGCTTGTCTGGCCAACCGGATGACAGCGGAAAGAAGTGAAGTGTACACGGTTGCTGGCAAATTGTGTGAAACAGGAGATATTTTGATTTGGGATCTTCCTTTGCCACCTGTAAAACAAGGTGATTTGCTGGCCGTCTTTTGCACAGGCGCGTACGGCTACTCCATGGCCAACAATTACAACCGAATCCCCCGCCCGGCTGTCGTCATGACCAGAGATAGCGAGGCGCATCTCATTATTCAGCGGGAAAGCTATGAAGATCTGCTCAGACTTGATGTTCCTCTTGTGTCCAAAGTTACACAAAAGTAAGGGGAGGCGTGAATATGGCAAGTTATGCCACTATTATGATGGACAATGGTGCTGAAATTGAACTGGAGCTGTTTGACGAGGATGCTCCGGGCACGGTGGCCAATTTTGTGAAGTTGGCCAAAGAAGGATTTTATGACGGACTCACTTTTCACAGGGTGATTCCCGGTTTTGTCGCTCAAGGCGGATGCCCTCGCGGTGATGGCACCGGCGGGCCAGGTTATACCATTAAATGTGAGATCAACCCTAATAAGCATCAACGGGGTTCAGTTGCCATGGCTCATGCCGGACGTGATACCGGAGGCAGTCAGTTCTATATCTGTTACCAGCCCCAACCCCACCTGGACGGCCACCATACTGTGTTTGGCCAAGTGAAGAGCGGCATGGAACATGTGGACCAATTTGAAGGACATGACCGCATCAAAACCATTAAAGTGCGGGAAAGCGAATCAGAAACGGTTTAAATCGGGAAATGAGGATGTTTTGTATAGAAAAAAGGCTCACGTTTGCACCGTGAGCCTTCTGCTTGTTAAAGAACATTGAATGATTAGCAGAATGAAGGAAGTCAAATCATTCCGTGGCGTTTAGAAGTGGTTTAATACTATTAATCTATAAGCTCATCCCAGGTATTTTGGGTATAAATGCTTTTAAAACAGTTTATTTTTAACATCGATCAAATACTTGATGATGACACCGACAGCCCCCACTAAATAACCACCTTTGACCAGCCAGCCCGTCGGATCAAGGGGAGCCATATTGGCCAGCAAGAGTAATGGTAGCACAAAAAGAAGAAAGTTTCTTAAAAAATTTGGTAAGACGGAAAAAGAGAATGAATCGCTTTTGAAAGCCTGGTAAATACCGGCCAGCAAATTCAAACCAATAACACCTAAAACCGCCCACATCATATACAGCATCCATCCTGAAAGTGCAAAGCTCATCATTTTTTCATCCTTTCTTAAAATATTAATTGTTGCAATATTCCTGTATATAACTTATGCCACAAATCTAACCAGCGTTCTTTGGCCCAGGTGTTTTGGGCGGTTTAGGCAGACTATTAGAGTATATAAGACTTAAACGTTATCCCGGTTAAGGAAAAAATAGTTATCCATTAGGATGTCTTCCTTAAATTCGGGGAGATGGATCATAAACCCTGAAAGTCTGCTCGAATATTTTCTTCTGTGAAGGTCAACTCAACTGTAAAAGCCTAAAACGGGACTGGATCTTCCAAAGTCGTACCATTAATCGAGCAGGAGGGAAGCTTGCGGATGAATTACAAAAGTATCAGAAAGTTGATCATTAGTTTACTGATCGTGGCGCTGGTCTTCACTGCCGTTTCTACCGGGGATTTTAGTGACAGATTGCATTTTCAAGTGTTGAACGGTACAGCCAGCGCCCATGATAACACGGATTCGGAAGAAGCGTACGAGGTCACAGGAAAAAACTACGGAGTCAGTGCCGTTCATCCCTTAGCCGTTGAAGTGGGCATGGACATTTTGGAACAGGGAGGAAATGCGGTCGATGCAGCAGTGGCCGTTTCCTATGCCTTAACCGTCGTTGAGAAGCAGAACATACGGGGACTGAAACCTTGTTTTTCATTGACATTTTTCATCAGAACGAGATAACAAACCCTCCAGCAGGCCAGCTAGAGGGTTTGTTCTTTCATCAAGAAAAGAATCGATAGCCAGTGATATGGACAGCGTATACAAAAACAGGTATACTTAAGACAAACAGTATATCGATTCCTTCGGGGCAGGGTGAAATTCCCGACCGGCGGTATTAGATGAATGCTTCGAAGCATCATCTAGAGCCCGTGACCCGCGGTAAGCGGTGGATCTGGTGAGAGGCCAGAGCCGACAGTGACAGTCTGGATGGGAGAAGGAAGAACAGAGGTATAAGTTTTTTAAAGAAGATATGCTTATGCCTTAGCTTAGTATTGCTAAAAAAGCTTATCCTTGTACTGATGCTTCTAAAGGTTTTGGTTACATTCTTTGTGAGAGTATTCACAAGCATTTATGCTGACAAGCCCCGGGAACGGTCCTGGGGCATTTTTTAGCTTTAGAGGAGGAGATGGCGTGGCGACTGAGCGGGATGCCTATTACATGAAGCTGGCCTTGAGGTTGGCCGAAGCAACAAGCGGGCAAACGTCTCCCAACCCGGTTGTAGGAGCGGTGATTGTCAAAGACTTTGAGATTGTAGGCCTGGGAGCCCATCTTAAGGCCGGGGAGGCACATGCTGAAGTCCATGCCTTGGCCATGGCCGGAGAAAAAGCACAAGGAGCCACTCTGTATGTTACACTTGAGCCTTGCAGCCACCATGGCACGACTCCGCCCTGTGCCGATGCTGTGATTGAGGCGGGGATCAGGCGGGTGGTCATTGCGGCTACCGATCCCAATCCTCTGGTCAGCGGTCGGGGTGTGGAAAAGCTGAAAGCTGCTGGCTTGGCAGTCGAAGTGGGTTTGTTTAGAGAGGAAGCCGAACGGTTAAATGAAATTTTTAATTACTATATCGTCCACAAGAGGCCGTTTGTCACGTTAAAAACAGCCACCACCCTTGACGGCAAGATTGCCACGGTGACTGGCGAGAGCCAGTGGATTACAGGTGAAGAAGCACGGGCCGATGTCCATCGTTTGCGCCATCAGTATGATGCCATTTTGGTCGGGGTGAATACTGTCCTGCGTGACAATCCCCGCTTGACAACCCGCATTGCCGGGCAGCCTGGGCGGCACCCTGTGCGAGTTGTACTAGACTCCAAGTTAAGAACACCGCTTGATGCCCATGTTGCTCGGACGGAGGAAGTACCCACCTGGATTTTTACAACGGACCAGGCCCCAAAAGAGCATGTGCAAGCATTACAGGCGCAAGGGGTGAAGGTAATCAAAGTCTCTTCCGGCTCACGAGTGGATGTGGAACAGGTCCTGGCTTATTTGGGAGAGCAGCGCATTGCCTCAGTTCTGGTTGAAGGCGGGGGAGAGGTGAACGCTTCGTTTCTCCAAGGCGGCTTTGTTAACAAGGTTGTCGCCTATTTATCGCCCAAGCTGATTGGCGGTAACGAAGCACCCGGTGCTTTTCGCGGTCAAGGGGTACTGTCTTTGGCTCAGAGCCTGGCCCTAAAAGATGTCAGAGTGGAACCCCTGGGAGAGGATATAAAGGTGATCGGTTACCTTAAGTGATGTGATGATTGATTGAGTATCTTGGTTATAAATGTAAACACTTATGACTAAACCCGAAGGAATGATGTCTGTTGATCCGGCTGGCCATACGAGGCTGGTGAGTGATCAGTCACCTGAGAAATGGAGGGGCAAGGGATGTTTACAGGAATTGTGGAGGAGATAGGAACGATCAAAGCTGTTAACAAAGGGCCTGACTGCTCTCAGCTGGTGATCGGTGCGAAGAAAATTTTGGAGGATGTCAATACTGGGGACAGCATCGCGGTAAACGGGGTGTGTCTCACTGTGACGGCTTATAACCGGGACAGCTTTCAAGTGGATGTGATGCCTGAAACATTAAAGGCAACCAGTTTGCGTAACGTGAAAAGCGGGAGCAAGGTGAACCTTGAGCGGGCCATGCAGGCCAATGGGCGTTTTGGCGGCCACATTGTCTCCGGTCATGTGGACGGTACAGGCATGATTACTAAGATTGAGCCTCACAGTAATGCCGTTTATTTTTCTGTTAAAACCCCGCCTGAGCTCATGAAATACCTTGTGCCCAAAGGATCCATCACCGTTGACGGCATCAGCTTGACGGTAGTGGAAGTGGGAGAGACCCATTTTTCGGTCTCCATTATTCCCCACACCTTGTCTGAAACCATCCTGCATACAAAGCAAGTAGGCGATATTGTGAACCTGGAATGTGACATGTTAGCCAAATACTTGGAGCGCTTGCTGGCGGTGCGCGGCACCTCTGCCGGTGGGAGTGGCGATGCTAGTGAGAAAAAGGGATTGACAAGGGAAACACTGGAACGAAACGGGTATCTTTAGAATGGCGAAACTGGACATCTGCGAAAACAGAGCGTTATCAGCGCCTATAGTTTATCCGCAATCCGTTTTATGATCAAGATTGTAAAGCTGGCTAGATGAGGGGTGAGATCATGTTTGATTCAATTGAAGAAGCCATTTATGAGCTGATGCAAGGGCACGTGATTATTGTTGTTGATGATGAAGACCGTGAAAACGAAGGGGATTTTGTGGCCTTGGCTGAAAAATGCACCCCTGAAATTATTAATTTTATGATTACCCATGGGCGGGGGCTTGTCTGTGTCCCGTTAACTGAGCAGCGGGCCAGAGAGCTGGACTTGCATCCTATGGTAGACTGGAACACGGATCCCCATGGCACTGCTTTTACCGTTTCCGTCGATTATAAAACAACCACCACAGGCATCTCGGCTCATGAACGTTCTGATACCATACAGGCGCTCATAGATCCCCAAGTGAAAAAAACAGACTTTAAACGTCCCGGCCATATCTTTCCTCTGATTGCCAAGGAAGGCGGGGTGTTGCGGCGGGCCGGCCATACGGAAGCCGCAGTGGACCTGGCCCGGATGTGCGGGGCCTATCCCGCCGGCATCATTTGTGAGATTATGAATGAAGACGGAACCATGGCCCGGGTGCCCCAGCTGCGCAAAATTGCCGACAAATTTGACTTGAAATTGATCACCATTAAGGATTTAATCAAATATCGGAACAAAAAAGATACATTAATCAAACGGGAAGTGGAAGTTGATCTTCCCACCGAGTATGGCAAGTTTAAGGTGATGGCTTACAGCAATGTGGTGGACAACAAAGAACACCTTGCCTTGGTGAAAGGAACGATTGACCCGGACAAACCTACTTTGGTCCGGGTGCACTCCGAATGTTTAACCGGGGATGTATTTGGCTCTTACCGCTGTGATTGCGGTCCCCAACTGCATGCTGCCCTGAAGCAGATTGAAGCAGAAGGCAACGGCGTTCTTTTGTATATGCGCCAGGAGGGACGGGGCATCGGCCTGATCAACAAATTGAAAGCTTATACTCTGCAAGACAAAGGGTTGGATACGGTGGAGGCTAATGAGAAACTAGGTTTTGCCCCGGATTTGAGAGATTACGGCATTGGCGCCCAAATCTTAAAAGATGTGGGAGTGCGCAAAATGCGTCTGTTAACTAATAATCCCCGTAAAATCACAGGGTTGGAAGGATATGACCTTGAGGTTGTCGAAAGAGTACCTATCCAGACTGAAATTCATCAGGAAAACCGCAGATATTTACAGGCCAAAAAATCAAAGCTGGGCCATTTACTGCACATGGACTAAGAGTGAACCATATCTAAACTTATCCAAACTTGCGGCAGTCGCTTCACCTGTATCAATCATAAAGAAAAAGGAGAGAAAGCACATGGGACAAACCTTTGAAGGGCATTTAGTCGGAACTGGTTTGAAAGTGGGGATTGTTGTCGGACGGTTCAATGAATTTATTACTCATAAATTGCTGGGAGGCGCACAGGATGCCCTGATCAGACACGGGGTGGACAAAGAGGTGATCGATGTGGCCTGGGTGCCGGGGGCTTTTGAAATTCCCCTGGCTGCCAAGCGTATGGCTGAAACAGGGGAGTATGATGCCATTGTGGCCCTGGGATGTGTCATTCGCGGCTCCACCCCCCATTTTGACTATGTCTGCAGTGAAGTATCCAAAGGTGTTTCCCGCCTCAATCTGGACCTGGACCTCCCCGTTATCTTCGGGGTGATCACCGCCGACACCATTGAACAAGCCGTAGAACGGGCCGGTACAAAAGCTGGCAACAAAGGCTGGGAAGCTGCTGTGACCGCCATTGAGATGGCCAATTTACTGCAACAATTGAAGCGTTAAGTGATGCCTATGTTACAAATTAAACTGGACTCATTTGAGGGGCCCCTGGATTTGCTTCTGCATCTGATTGATAAGGCCGAAGTGGATATATATGATATCTCAGTCTCAGAGATTACGGATCAATATGTGGCCTATATTCACCAAATGCAACAACTGGAACTGGAGATTGCCAGCGAGTTTTTGGTGATGGCGGCCACGCTCCTGGCCATTAAGAGCAAGATGTTGCTGCCCAAAAAGGAGGAGTACACCTTTCAGCCCATGCTGGACATGGAACTGGAAGAAGAATATGATCCCCGGGAAGAGTTAATCCAGCGTCTTGTGCAATACAAGAAGTATAAACAGCTGGCTGCTTTGCTTAGGGAAGAGGAAGCCAAGCGCAGCCAGATTTACACCCGGCCAGCCGAAGATTTAACCGCTTTTGTTGACCGGGACGATGTCAATCCGGTGGCTAATGTCAGCCTGTTCGACCTGGTGGATGCACTCCAAGAAGTGTTGAAGAAAAAGGAAGAGGAACCCCTGAGCAAGGTGGAAAGGGACGAAATTTCCGTCAGTGAACGGATGAAAGAGATCAAAGACCGCCTGGTACGGGAACGGGAGATAACCTTTAACCAGTTATTTCAAGGCAAGCGGAGTAAAACACAGATAGTGGTCACTTTCCTTGCCCTCTTAGAGTTAATGAAAAAGAAGGAAGTGATTTGCCGGCAGGACCGGTTGTTTGCTGAGATTAAAATCTCGCTTGCGATGGAGGTACACGCCTATGGATCGTAAACAGCTTTTGTCAGTCATCGAAGGATTGCTCTTTGTCGCCGGTGATGAAGGCTTGGAAGCCAAACAAATTGCTGATGTCCTGGAGATTAGAAAAGAAGCGGTTCCCCAGCTGATAGAGGAGATGAAGAAGCAGTTTAAACAACAAAACAGAGGGA
It encodes the following:
- a CDS encoding stage V sporulation protein AB, with the protein product MTILKALLLILIGLSGGLAVGAGLVAFLTVLGIVPRLAQITKTHAFIHLYQSGIIAGAVFWSWIGLREAELYLVKDVVLVYGLLAGMFVGLLAAALTEVLNVLPILAKRIHMVDKLVWLLMAMVLGKVLGSLFHWMFFAPFS
- the spoIIAA gene encoding anti-sigma F factor antagonist is translated as MALHVELSTKEDVLIIRLAGELDHHTAEQLRRKAEQKLSEENINHILLNLADLTFMDSSGLGVILGRYKQISQQGGQMIVCAISPTIYRLFELSGMFKILKFVDSEEQALETLGVA
- the lysA gene encoding diaminopimelate decarboxylase, whose product is MVLYGTSRINERGHLEIGGCDVVELAEAYGTPLMIYDEVLIRRQCRAFVQAFQDKGMKAQVAYASKAFSSVAMCQLIEEEGLSLDVVSGGELYTALKAGFPPERIHFHGNNKSPEELNMALEAGIGCFVVDNFTELAMLHTLAEARKQQVKILLRITPGVEAHTHDYIATGQEDSKFGFDLNSGQALQALKQAVNQPYYHVLGLHAHIGSQIFDTKAFQLVIQRLAGFVQEAGNELGWPLSVLNLGGGFGIRYTREDTPLSPQEYVYALCDGVKQEWQAINQPLPEVWIEPGRSIVGEAGTTVYTIGAHKEVPGVRQYISVDGGMSDNLRVALYQAKYEACLANRMTAERSEVYTVAGKLCETGDILIWDLPLPPVKQGDLLAVFCTGAYGYSMANNYNRIPRPAVVMTRDSEAHLIIQRESYEDLLRLDVPLVSKVTQK
- the sigF gene encoding RNA polymerase sporulation sigma factor SigF, giving the protein MDLDVKQWNRSQEYLDDEQIRALIHQSQQGDTEARDCLVQSNTRLVWSVVQRFLNRGYEAEDLFQIGCIGLLKSIDKFDLSYDVKFSTYAVPMIIGEIQRFLRDDGSVKVSRSLKETANRIRRKKDELTKELGRQPRVSEIAEALDISPEEVVFAQEAMREPASIHETVYENDGDPITLMDQISDDNDQKWFDQLALKEAMTTLSERERLIVYLRYYKDQTQSEVAERLGISQVQVSRLEKKILQQIKEYMSG
- a CDS encoding stage V sporulation protein AA, coding for MASNERLYIRLRHRVQVQPKQHVYFGDVAQYIVAPDLEQRLRQILIHTVTPEDKHLIVIDVMKVIERLREAVPHLEVEILGPNQTILEIVYPQKSPKFVLVLFVWILLFIGSGLAIMNFHEDVSMLAVHQRIYKMITGMEEPHPLWLQIPYSLGIGIGMILFFNHVFKKRLNEEPSPLEVEMFNYQQSLDQYVVMHENKEVEKKLNDNT
- a CDS encoding spore germination protein, producing the protein MDKLTEKRTIDKSLEKNYIYMDERLDLKANYDVGCRKYKVGNRDIHVFFVNGLSDTANMTQLLRQISFVNKPLTNEGAFKTLFEETLANVQVEVVESIDDCIDQLLSGLMVIMGEGWEKALVVDVRKYPGREPEEPDTERVVRGSRDGFTENIIHNTAIVRRRIRDERLRMEMHQVGERSKTDICISYIKDIANPRLVEELRQQLEKIDVDGIPMGEKAIEEFVIKQGYNPFPKVRFTERPDVAAAHLYEGHVLIMVDTSPAVIILPTTYFHHLQHAEEFRQTPFIGLYVRWIRFIGILSAIFLLPLYTLFVMEPALLPEKLKFIGPQKDNYALPIFLQFLIAELGIDMMRMAAIHTPTPLATAMGLVAAILIGEIAIQVGLFVPEVILYLAVAAIGTFATPSYEVSMANKMIRLGLLLLVVLFKVPGFVIGVTVTLVALSMMKSLRTPYLWPFIPFNLKAFATVILRLTSSMTKTRPSIVHPLNKRKQPGR
- a CDS encoding stage V sporulation protein AE, which codes for MNNKDRDMVRRHIIIITDGDDVARQVLQQVAKDIGGRCITRSAGNPTPLSGEEIVDLILQAKQEPVLVMFDDNGKAGYGSGESAMLQVAMHPSIEVLGVIAVASNTARTKCAHADVVIDAEGRIVEQGVDKDGDVLPSREKCIFGDTVETLDQLHIPIIVGIGDIGKMKGRDHIRYGAPVTHKAVEIILERSGCHGQANGKENN
- the spoIIAB gene encoding anti-sigma F factor, with the protein product MTFHNKMELRFKAKSENEAFARVTVASFVSQLDPDLEQLTEIKTVVSEAVTNAIIHGYEENEEGWVFLSAEINDNEVTIIIRDEGQGIKDIEQARQPLFTTKPEMERSGMGFTIMENFMDHVEVTSEEGKGTTVKLVKKLITNPNQALCN